gggaagacgcatcacccccagtgcaccctacctaaggtaagctgcattgttgtttgattgtttttctaggtcaaatttctattcgttggtctttctaaggttcaaggcagatctccCCTCATGAggaagtctctaccttattcggttaaatcctaaccattctaaagtcttaatttatttacaccttgtatctttaatatttgagggtgtactttatcatgtaattttacacctttcaaatattaaagtctacatctagatcctagaaaaaaaagattggaaaaaggtttttgatattttggccaaaccctaatggataatcataaactagttatgatatccatttttttggatttttcaaaacgtgagaaagatgcaatttttcgaaaaaaaacatgcttggaaaattttttaggacttggccgtatgcaataaaatattttttcttttttgatatatttttttaaaaaatatttcgaaaaaatcgagtattttaataccggacttgtatcttacaatgtaagtatacaacccaatattaagcaaacttggtggaaaaatatttgagaaaaccacaatttttaaatgattttttttttatatattttttgaaaataaaaaagaaaaacgaataaaaaactaaaaggcatgAACAGTGAACAGTGACGGCATGAACAAGGCTAAAAGGcatgaacagtagacatgaattataattcacgtctactgttcatgcatgaacagtagacatgaattataattcacgtctactgttcatgcatgaacagtgacgccgaagaagaagaggaaggtgaGCGGACCACCTGGCGTGGCGGCGATGGCtggctggaggaggaggacctGAAGCTGGTGGTGGAAACGGCGGTGGGGTTGGCTGGAGCGGCTGCAGCTGGAAGaggaacaaaagaagaaaatctgcaGCAGGAAAAGGGAGGAAGGCTGGTTTTTTGGCTTACTTTGGGCCCGATCTTCTCCTCTCTCAGAGCACGAAATTGGCTCCTATTTATAGGGATGGAAAGAGGGTAATCTTTTCTTCAACGGGGAAAAAGTCTCAACCCTTGATTCGACTCGAGGAATCCAAGCCGTTggttcaaagtgtgcacctcgaactGCAAAATTTGGCAATCCAAGGCTGCAGACTGCCCGAGGGTGCCACTTTGGGCCAATAAACGGAGCCGTTTCCAAGATGTTACACCCGACCGGACCACTCTACGAGATAAATATGTTTCAGGGGAACATGTTGGTGCACGCCTTGTCGGATTTGGGGGCCAAAAGAGTGAGAAACCGtgcctggaaagcagccactcggGCAGCTTTGTGAGGAAGACGATGAACAGTAACCGGGCGACGCGTCGCCTGGTCCCTTCCCTCAACacaaaaacggcgccgtttgggATAAAAATTAGGGCTTTTTGctgattttcaatttagccctccAGCGTTCAATgtctttcaatttgacccccggATTTTGTCAATTAGACCCCTATAGTTTGGCGCCTTTTGCAAGTTGGTCCTTGTCTttggattttgtcaattttacccctaattgaccccaaaacttcaattttcttgcaatttgatccctgatttcaatcaatcaacttggtaaaaattaaatttggtctcttaaaattccaatattctcaattaagcccaaattaagctcccaaacttaatttttcaccaattaagccccaaataaaattaatttgacccatttaaagtataattaagtcattgcacttaattaaatccttcaattggacccaaattaattcttaaacataattaaaattcaatttggcccatgattaaatcaaattggcctattaaaaatttaattatgtccttggacttaatttttatgcaaattcgtccaataatcatttaatttaaccttgaatttgcattgtattcttctaaaaattgcagcttgatttccCGACCTACCTTCTCCACGttgtcagcctttattttattttttgatttttattttgaaaaaagaaattgatttttggggaataacccagaattgggttatgacaagcTGCATGGAGATATACTCTGCTTCAGCAGTTGATTGTGCTACCACCTCCTGCTTCTTTGCATTCCAACAGATTGCACCTgaaccaatattaaaaacataccCAGAGGTGCTCTTCATGTCATCAACACTCCCTGCCCAGTCACTGTCTACATAACCAATTAGATTTACTCCTCCTGTCTTCAAGTACCAGATGCCAAGATCAGTTGTTCCTCTAATGTACTTCAACACCCTTTTAGCAATTCCCATGTGAATGTTGCTAGGAGAGCTCATGAACCTTGATAGCAAACCAGCTGGAAACATCAAGTCAGGTCTAGTTGTTGTCAAGTATAGCAAACTGCCCACTAAGCTTCTAAATCCAGAGGGATCTTCAAGTTTCTCACCATCATTCTTTgaaatcttttcattttatgCCAAAGGAGTTTCTACTTCTTTGCATGATTCAAGTTTGAATTTCTTGAGTATATCAACAACATATTTCCTTTGTGAAATAAAAATGCCCGAACTACATTGATGTATTTCCATTCCAAGAAAGTAGTTCATAATGCCAAAATCAGACATTTCGAAAACATCTTGCATTTTAGTTTTGAACTCTTCCAACAACTTTGCATTGCTTCCAGTCACTAGCATGTCGTCTACATAGAGTGATATCACCAGTTGCAAACCATCTTCATCTTGTTTCAGATATAAGGTAGCTTCATTTTCACTTCTTTTGAATCCTAGTTGAATCAAATGAGTATCAATTCTGCTGTACAAGCCCTTGGtgcttgcttcaaaccataaAGAGCTTTGTGTAGCTTGTAAACTTTGTGTTCATCACCAACAACTACAAAGCCTTCTGGTTGTTGAACATAAATTTCTTCAAGAAGTATTCCATTTAGAAAAGCAGACTTCACATCTAAATGATATACTCTCCATCCTTTTTGTCCCGCAAGAGCAAGTAGGAGTCTTATAGTATCATGCCTAGCTACTGGTGCAAAAGTATCTCCATAATCCACTCCAGCAACTTGAGCAAAGCCTTTAAcaaccaatctagccttgtgttTGAAGATTGAACCATCTGGATTGAATTTGGTTCTGAAAACCCACTTCACTCCAATGTCCTTTTTATCTTCAGGAAGTTCAGTCAATCTCCAAGTCCCATTTCTTTCAATGGAATCAATTTCTGATTTCATTGCTTCAATGTAGTTTGTAGGCTCAGCATGTACAAGATTACATCTTTCAGACACATCAGACAATTGTCTAACCTTAAGTACTGTTGTATCTGAAGTTGCTTCAATGGCTTGTTGATCTTCAACTCCAATACTTCGTACTAGTGATTCAAGTGCAGCTGTGATAGTCTGTTGAACTCTTTTTAAGTCCCAATTCCAGCAGGCATTTTCATCAAATTGCACATCTCTGCTGACTTGAATTTTAGCTGAATTTAGATTGAAAATTCTGTAACCTTTTGATTCTGTTGCACATCCCACAAGAATCCCTTTTTCTGCTCTTGCATCCAGTTTCCCTCTTTTGGCAGATGGAACAAGAAAATAGCACAATGatccaaacacttttaaatgTTTGGCAGTAGGTCGGACTCCAGACCATGCCTCCaatggtgttttgttttgaacagACTTAGTTGGAAGTCTATTAAGCAAGTATACTGAAGTATTTACTGCTTCAGCCCATAGAAACCTTGGCAACTTCTTTTCAAACAATATACATCTGGACATCTCCATCACTGTTCTATTCTTCCTTTCAGAAACTCCATTCTGCTGTGGAGAGTAAGGAATCGTCAGCTGGTGTACAATCCCAGCTTCTAAACAGAAGGCATTAAACTCCTTCGAAATATACTTTCCACCATTATCAGTTCTCAACACTTTGATCTTCTGACCACTTTGAGTTTCAGCCATgcttttgaagtttttgaacATAAATAGAGCTTGTGACttgtttttcagaaaataaaccCAATTCATTCTACTGAAGTcatcaatgaataatataaaatacacatTGTTATTCAAAGAAGCTGTGCTCATAGGTCCACATATGTTTGAGTGAACCAACTCCAGCATGTGTATTGCTCTTTTGGATATACCTTTAGGAAATGGTTGACGATGCTGCTTTCCCAGTTCACAACTTCCACATGTATGAGCAGTAACATGAATTGCAGatcatattttcacaaaaataatGAATCTGGAAACACCAAAACAGGTATGGGATAAGCTTCAAGTTGAATTTGAAGGCAGCAGCAGAGTCAAAGCAGTTAAACTTCTTGCATTTAAGAGGGAATTTGagttgatgaagatgaaagaCAATGAATCTGTCAAATATTATTCTGGCAGATTAATGGATGTTGTAAATCAAATGAGGCTTCTTGGAAACACATTTGAAGATCATAAGGTAGTAGAAAAACTTATGATGTCTGTTCCTCAAAAGTTTGAAGCTAAGATTTCAGCAATAGAAGAATCTTGCGATCTGCAAAGTCTGACTATTGTTGAGTTAATTagcaaacttcatattcaggaGCAAAGAGTTCATATGAGAGATGATGAGGCTGTTGAAGGGGCTTTCCAAGCAAACAACAAGGAAAAGAGTGTTGGTAACCTACCAAGAAACAAACCTGTCAAGTATGCTAAAAGGAAATCTAGTATACCTTCAAGAAGACAGACTTTCTCACCATGTTCTTATTGCAGAAGAACATTCCATAAGCCATGAGATCTTAGATAAAATCTCATCTTAACAGCCCAAATATGATAGAGTTCCCCAGTAAACATTGGAATTGCAGATACAATATTTATTGAAGAAgacattgataaaaaaacagaaagaaaataactcTCAAGTGTTTCACTCACCCTCTCTGTGTTTGCCTCaccctctctgttttttatcactcaaaagaaaaatagcttGCCTCACAGCCCGTAGAATctatatgctctgataccactgttagaAATAACTTGTTCTTAAACAATACAGTTTAcgtaaaggaaaagaaatagatTTAAGATGGCAGAGTTGAGTAGAAAGATCaataacttttcattaactTCAAATGCATATAAATAGGATTACATAGAACTTGAAAATGACTGAAACTCTCAACAAACTTGAGAGATTATTggaattgaaaataacaaactCAGCAGAAAGTTTCTGCTGCAAATCCTGAAGAAGCTAAAcgaaaaattcaaatatttaaaactacTCTTAACTCTATCCTTCTCAAGGCAGAATCTCATAATTCTAACAAACAGCAGGGGGGAATGCAAGCGAAGATGCCCAGGTAAAAAAGGCAACAAACAAACAGCTGTTGAGGACAAAAAAATGGGGCGAAATGGGCATTAATCTCAAAAGAACAGTaaaaaggaattgaaaaaaaactattaaccaTGTTAGCATGCTCAACACCAAATCAAAGATGACGGAGTCAAGTCATCTTCCAACGAAGAGGAAATTTTAGCGTCTCTGAAGAAGAACATGAGTTGCAAATCACATCAAGCCATAACATTAAgaatctaataaaattaatcatctaggtggtggcccaATGGTAAAAacttgggaccaagaggtttgctccctctgtggtctcaggtttgaaccctaggttgctcatatgatggccactggaagcttacatggtcgttaacttcagggcccgtgggattagtcgaggtgcgcgcatgctgacccggacacccacgttaataataaaaaaaaatctaataaaattagCACTTGAGGTTGTGGCACCAAGGTTCAAGCCTTACTTTGTACATGTCTGTTCAAGCCTTATTCATTGGgcttgcaggatattcagtaGATCCAGGGGTTAGTTGTGGTGCGTGTAAGCTAGTCCGAACACCCcgagttatcaaaaaaaaaaaaaatctaataaaattaattttatctatttatctttatatctaattaaatattttaattaatccaaattaaatctaaaacataattaaaatttaatttgatctatgattaaatcaaattgacctattaaaaatttaataatatcattggACTTAACTTTTATACAAATTCATttgataatcatttaatttaaccttaaatttgtattatttctctatttttgggtataataaaatacaattaggTCTcaaattttctccaaaattatagcttgattttttttttttgtacttttaaaaTCTTTCTCAACTTGCTTTTTCCATATTGTCAGtgcttagtttattttatttatttttattttgaaaaaaattgaatttttgaaaataaactaGAATTAAATTATGACATCTCCGGTCTGGAGCTGTCATGACCGGTCTTTGGGTGATGCTGACCCTTCTTGAGTATATGCAACAAGGTTGAACATTCTGGGAATGGCTATCAACAAAGGGTCTTGGGCTCTCAAAGCCCTTGGTTATCTTATCTTGTGAGGTTTATATACTAGTTTTTTTCCAAATTCTTGCTTGGAAAGGAGAATAAAACAGGGAGAAGATCTTTAATCTTTTCTAGAGGTAATCGTGCAAGATGATTTTCTTAATCTTGTTAGGTTACTATGTAAAGTGTGGAAGGGTGTAATTGTGGAATAGGTCTAGGGAGAGCATCCTCTTCCACCATTAACTGGAGCTTGTGCGTATGGACAAGGAGTTCTTTCCAAGTCCAAGGTCGGGCCCACAAGTCCAGGGACGCTGATTCTAGGCCTTTCAGTAATTAACAGAGCCTGAGCTTGTTCTAGTTCCATTATGCGGACCTTAATTGTACCACTGATGTATCTAAAGGAGTCAGAATTTAGTTAGCTACTGCAACATTGACGTTCTCTTCCACTTTATCTCTCTAAGTATACCATTGACTTCCTAATTTCCCTCATCAAATTTCTTAAATCTTTCTCATGATCTGTGCTTCCTTTTTCTGATTGAATCGAATCATCTCATCTGAAATTCAATATTCATATGCATTAGAGAATATGAATGTCGATTGAGGgttaaagcaataaaaaaaaaagaagtatatATTCTCCATGCATGAATGCATGTTGTTCTGAGACTAGACAATGGAATGAATCTCTGTCAGGTCTAGAAGACAGGGTTAGTTTCCAGTAATGTTGTTTGCCCATGATTGGAAGTTGCTTACGATCCCTTTAATAATGAGATATTGTTATCAATGGCTCAACCAATATTTTCCCAAACATAATTCCAGATCCAAACACTCTTTAATaagtcttaaaaaattaaaagttaattttaaggaGTGTAGTTTAACTAGTCAGGCTCCAAGTTTGCTCTCTAAAAATTACCGGTTCGAATTTCATAAGCTTTAAAGCCACTAGAAgcttacatggttattaacttcAGGATCCGTGCGATTAGTCGAGATGCACTCGTTCAGACACCAacatgagaaaagaaaagagaagaaagataaaaaaaacggTGAAATGAGAGAAGAATAAGATtagagctctgataccataacgAGTAAGAA
This genomic stretch from Populus alba chromosome 19, ASM523922v2, whole genome shotgun sequence harbors:
- the LOC140954210 gene encoding uncharacterized protein, yielding MNLETPKQVWDKLQVEFEGSSRVKAVKLLAFKREFELMKMKDNESVKYYSGRLMDVVNQMRLLGNTFEDHKVVEKLMMSVPQKFEAKISAIEESCDLQSLTIVELISKLHIQEQRVHMRDDEAVEGAFQANNKEKSVGNLPRNKPVKLNILGMAINKGSWALKALGYLIL